The Oscillatoria sp. FACHB-1406 genome segment AGTTGGTATTCCGGGGATGGAAGCGAAGGATTTAGATATCCGCGTTTCTCGTACTGCCGTTTCTCTACGTGGCGAACACGAATCGAAGAAGAGCGAAGAAAGGGAAAGCGGTACTGTTCACTCTGAATTTTATTACGGAAAGTTTGAACGCGCGATCGCGCTACCCGTTCCCGTCCAAAACGATAACGTTACAGCCGACTACACCAACGGCATTCTCACTTTAACATTACCGAAAGCTGAAGAACCGAAAGATCGCGTTGTGAAGATCGACCTCGGTGCGAAAACTCAACCTCAGTTAGATAGCGAAAATAAGGCTGAATAATCTTACGCTCTCGCTTTTGGTTGAATAAGTGGTTCCCTACGCCCCTATCGCTTTTAGGGGCGTTTTTTTTATCTTGAATGCAGCGTCTTTGGAACTACTTCCCAGAGAATCTTAGCTGGTTTGAGACGGCTACTGTTACAACTTGCTGGCGAATAAAATTGAATTAACGAGAGGCGAGATTGTCCATTCGTTCTCGCAGTAGGAGTTTAATCAGGGCGCGGAGAAATAAGGGGAACCAAACGCCAGCGCACACTAAAAGCGCGATCGCGCCGCCTTGATAAATGCTCCATAACATCAGCCCGCCCATCAAAGAAAAACCGCTCGCCCCTAAATAAATCAAACATTTCAGCCCCATATTAATCCGGCGCAGCAAGCGTTCGCTTTCCTGAGAACGGACTCGAATTTGTAACTCGCCGCGATCGATGCGTTCTTCCAAACGCTGGATATAAACCTCAACTTTATTGGGCTG includes the following:
- a CDS encoding Hsp20/alpha crystallin family protein, with the translated sequence MAIVRWNPFSDFEIMRRQMDSVFDEMLGFNGESQVAWKPAIELQDTGDSLLLRVGIPGMEAKDLDIRVSRTAVSLRGEHESKKSEERESGTVHSEFYYGKFERAIALPVPVQNDNVTADYTNGILTLTLPKAEEPKDRVVKIDLGAKTQPQLDSENKAE